A genome region from Populus alba chromosome 5, ASM523922v2, whole genome shotgun sequence includes the following:
- the LOC118030012 gene encoding protein MICRORCHIDIA 2 isoform X2, translated as MPPKVEKQQPMNVVEIASSDDEVDIGPPPGMPRKTTPSSSKSRRQQPQKQQQQKQQDSSSEAIAAPVPAYQSLDCRSFWKAGAYDVGPIASKAPAQGQLEHARVHPKFLHSNATSHKWAFGAIAELLDNAVDEVHNGATFVKVDKIDIMKDNSPALLFQDDGGGMDPDGIRKCMSLGYSSKKSNTTIGQYGNGFKTSTMRLGADVLVYSCASRAGKATQSIGLLSYTFLRKTGQDDVIVPMIDFDISGNWAEPILYGSQDDWSSNLKTILEWSPFASKEELMQQFEDIGRHGTKIIIYNLWLNDEGIYELSFDDDEEDIRLRDEANHGQTKLHKKTVELRSHISYCIRYSLRAYASILYLRKFTNFSIVLRGKPVQQVNIVDDLKYSKTVSYKPQVGTIKEVTVETTVGFIKEAPALSVSGFNVYHKNRLIRPFWKVTGDAAVKGNGVVGVLEANFIEPAHDKQDFERSSLYIRLEARLKQMVMDFWKRHCHLLGILPPGVKSLDILKQGAVKTQKQLPANRHNIDLPTNEEEMHLDQPITRSNRQPGSTSQSDLPVEESIIGLAAGSYNGVISDDGLGSKPIDQICEENIELFMRCEEYAKKETELKQTVEELEKELEQAKRKCAQLASHLETKRKQKIMQQQSEKVA; from the exons ATGCCGCCTAAAGTAGAGAAACAACAACCGATGAATGTAGTAGAAATCGCAAGTAGCGATGACGAAGTCGATATTGGTCCTCCGCCAGGTATGCCACGCAAGACGACGCCGTCGTCTTCAAAGTCGAGAAGACAGCAGCCGCAaaaacagcagcagcaaaaACAGCAAGATAGTAGCTCGGAAGCAATAGCGGCACCGGTGCCTGCGTATCAGAGTCTGGATTGTCGAAGTTTCTGGAAAGCGGGAGCGTATGACGTGGGTCCCATAGCTAGCAAGGCCCCTGCTCAAG GTCAATTGGAGCATGCAAGAGTGCACCCTAAGTTTTTGCATTCTAATGCAACTTCTCACAAATGGGCTTTTGgag CAATTGCTGAGCTTTTGGATAATGCTGTTGATGAG GTTCATAATGGTGCAACCTTTGTGAAGGTTGATAAAATTGATATCATGAAAGACAACTCTCCTGCTCTACTTTTCCAAG ATGATGGTGGTGGAATGGATCCTGATGGTATCCGGAAATGCATGAGTTTGGGTTATTCTTCCAAGAAATCAAATACAACAATTGGACAAT aTGGTAATGGATTCAAGACAAGTACTATGCGGCTAGGTGCTGATGTTCTTGTCTACAGCTGTGCATCTCGTGCAGG CAAAGCAACTCAAAGCATTGGTCTTTTATCCTACACCTTTTTACGGAAAACTGGGCAGGATGACGTTATTGTTCCAATG ATTGATTTCGACATTTCTGGCAACTGGGCAGAGCCGATACTTTATGGCTCACAAGATGATTGGTCTTCTAACTTGAAAACAATCCTTGAATGGTCTCCATTCGCTTCAAAGGAGGAGCTCATGCAACAG TTTGAGGATATTGGCCGGCATGGtacgaaaataataatatacaaCTTATGGTTAAATGACGAGGGCATTTATGAATTGAGTTTTGACGACGATGAAGAG GATATACGTCTGAGAGATGAAGCTAATCATGGTCAGACAAAACTACACAAAAAAACAGTTGAACTTCGATCTCATATTTCTTATTGCATCCGTTATTCATTAAGG GCTTATGCTTCGATTTTGTACCTAAGAAAATTCACAAATTTCAGCATTGTGCTGAGGGGGAAGCCTGTCCAGCAAGTTAATATTGTAGATGACttgaaatattcaaaaacaGTGTCATACAAGCCTCAGGTTGGAACAATAAAAGAG GTCACTGTGGAGACAACGGTTGGTTTCATTAAAGAGGCTCCTGCTCTTTCTGTTTCTGGATTCAATGTGTACCATAAAAACCGACTCATCAGG CCCTTCTGGAAAGTCACTGGTGATGCTGCAGTAAAAGGGAACGGTGTTGTTG GAGTTCTTGAAGCAAATTTTATAGAACCTGCACATGATAAGCAGGATTTTGAGAGGTCGTCATTGTATATTCGATTGGAAGCTAGACTGAAACAGATGGTTATGGATTTCTG GAAACGCCATTGTCACTTGCTTGGAATTCTGCCTCCTGGTGTCAAATCACTTGATATTCTAAAGCAAGGTGCAGTTAAAACACAAAAGCAATTGCCTGCTAACCGGCATAACATTGATCTTCCAACTAATGAAGAGGAAATGCATCTGGATCAACCTATCACTAGGAGCAATAGGCAACCTGGAAGCACCAGCCAGAGTGATTTACCTGTGGAAGAGTCCATTATTGGGTTGGCAGCT GGATCTTACAATGGAGTTATATCTGATGATGGTCTTGGATCTAAGCCAATTGATCAGATATGTGAAGAGAACATCGAACTTTTTATGAG GTGTGAAGAATACGCAAAGAAGGAGACTGAATTGAAACAAACG GTTGAGGAATTAGAGAAAGAGTTGGAACAAGCCAAGAGGAAGTGTGCTCAACTTGCTTCGCACCTGGAGactaaaaggaaacaaaagatcATGCAGCAACAAAGTGAAAAGGTCGCATGA
- the LOC118030011 gene encoding uncharacterized protein, producing the protein MRKRDLAILMLSAFSIFFSLQHEGDFSFREAWFHLTDEYPIKYETDRLPPPIVSDLNGDGKKEILVATHDAKIQVLEPHLRRVDEGFSEARLLTELSLLPDKTRVAAGRRAVAMATGVIDRRYKEGHPLKQVLVVVTSGWSVMCFDHNLKKLWETNLQEDFPHNAHHREIAISISNYTLKHGDSGLVIIGGRMEMQPHIYSDPFEEIGMAEKNAEQHRRSASEKEPSENSGTMNLRHFALYAFVGRTGALRWSRKNENIEPQSSDAASQLIPQHNYKLDVHALNSRHPGEFECREFRESILGVMPHHWDRREDTVLQLSHFRHHKRKTSKKSNGKTTNYPFHKPEENHPPGKDSAKKISNLIGEAAKYAGSTKSKKPSKYIPTITNYTQLWWLPNVVVAHQKEGIEAVHLASGRTLCKLHLQDGGLHADINGDGVLDHVQAVGGNGAEQTVVSGSMEVLQPCWAVATSGVPVREQLFNASICHHHSPLILFQHGDFGRNFGRTDVSSLEVATPILIPRGDGHRHRKGSHGDVVFLTNRGEVTSYSPGLHGHDAVWQWQISTGATWSNLPSPSGMMEGGMVVPTLKAFSLRARDNQQMILAAGDQEASVISPGGSIQTSVDLPAPPTHALICEDFSNDGLTDLIVVTSNGVYGFVQTRSPGALFFSTLVGCLLIVMGVIFVTQHLNSIKEKPRASSAAR; encoded by the exons ATGAGAAAACGCGATTTGGCCATCCTCATGCTCTCAGCGTTCtccatcttcttctctctccaG CACGAAGGAGATTTCTCTTTCAGAGAGGCATGGTTTCATTTAACCGATGAGTATCCAATCAAATACGAGACTGACCGTCTTCCCCCGCCGATTGTTTCCGATCTTAATGGCGACGGCAAGAAAGAAATTCTTGTCGCCACTCACGACGCCAAAATCCAG GTGCTGGAGCCGCATTTGAGGAGAGTAGATGAGGGGTTTAGTGAAGCAAGATTGTTAACCGAACTATCACTATTGCCTGATAAAACACGGGTTGCGGCAGGTAGACGCGCAGTGGCAATGGCTACTGGTGTAATTGATAGGAGATATAAGGAAGGGCATCCGTTAAAGCAAGTTTTGGTTGTTGTAACCTCAGGGTGGTCTGTTATGTGCTTTGATCATAACCTTAAGAAGCTTTGGGAAACTAATTTGCAG GAGGATTTTCCGCATAATGCACATCATAGGGAGATTGCAATATCAATAAGTAACTATACATTGAAGCATGGGGATTCTGGATTGGTTATTATTGGTGGGAGAATGGAAATGCAGCCACAT ATTTATTCAGATCCTTTTGAAGAAATTGGCATGGCAGAGAAAAATGCTGAGCAGCATAGAAGAAGTGCCAGTGAGAAAGAG CCATCAGAGAACTCTGGAACCATGAATCTACGCCATTTTGCCTTGTATGCTTTTGTTGGTCGAACTGGTGCCCTTCGATGGAGCAGAAAGAATGAG AACATTGAACCACAGTCTTCAGACGCTGCATCACAGTTGATTCCACAACATAACTACAAGCTTGATGTGCATGCTTTAAACAGTCGCCATCCAGGAGAG TTTGAATGCAGGGAATTTAGGGAATCAATCCTTGGAGTTATGCCACATCACTGG GATAGGAGAGAAGATACTGTGTTGCAGCTATCGCACTTTAGGcaccataaaagaaaaacatcaaaaaaatcaaatggaaagaCAACAAACTACCCTTTCCACAAGCCTGAGGAAAACCATCCTCCTGGAAAAGACTCagcaaagaaaatttcaaaccTGATTGGGGAAGCTGCAAAATATGCTGGCTCAACAAAATCAAAGAAG CCATCTAAATATATTCCAACCATAACAAACTACACTCAGCTTTGGTGGCTTCCTAATGTTGTTGTGGCTCATCAAAAAGAAGGGATAGAAGCTGTTCATTTGGCATCCGGCCGCACCCTGTGTAAG CTTCATCTTCAAGACGGTGGCCTTCATGCTGATATCAATGGTGACGGAGTCCTAGATCATGTTCAG GCTGTTGGAGGAAATGGAGCTGAGCAGACTGTTGTTAGTGGATCGATGGAAGTGTTGCAACCATGTTGGGCTGTTGCAACTTCAGGTGTACCTGTGCGAGAGCAACTTTTCAATGCTTCTATATGTCATCATCATTCACCACTCATCTTATTCCAACATGGAGATTTCGGCAGAAATTTTGGTCGGACTGATGTATCTTCTTTAGAGGTGGCAACCCCTATTCTCATCCCAAGAGGTGATGGCCACAGGCATCGCAAGGGGAGTCATGGTGATGTTGTCTTCTTAACAAACCGAGGGGAG GTGACATCGTACTCCCCTGGCCTGCATGGTCACGATGCTGTTTGGCAATGGCAAATATCGACAGGTGCTACATGGTCAAACCTTCCTTCTCCATCGGGGATGATGGAAGGCGGTATGGTGGTCCCCACATTGAAGGCATTTTCTTTGCGCGCACGTGACAATCAACAAATGATCCTCGCAGCTGGTGATCAAGAGGCTTCAGTTATATCTCCTGGAGGGAGTATCCAGACGTCGGTTGATCTTCCTGCACCACCCACCCATGCTCTGATCTGCGAGGATTTCTCAAATGATGGACTTACTGACCTAATTGTTGTGACATCAAATGGGGTGTATGGCTTTGTCCAGACCAGGTCACCAGGTGCCCTCTTCTTCAGCACACTGGTTGGTTGCCTTTTAATTGTAATGGGAGTTATTTTTGTCACACAACACTTGAACTCCATAAAGGAGAAACCACGCGCCTCATCTGCTGCTCGATGA
- the LOC118030012 gene encoding protein MICRORCHIDIA 2 isoform X1, with protein MPPKVEKQQPMNVVEIASSDDEVDIGPPPGMPRKTTPSSSKSRRQQPQKQQQQKQQDSSSEAIAAPVPAYQSLDCRSFWKAGAYDVGPIASKAPAQGQLEHARVHPKFLHSNATSHKWAFGAIAELLDNAVDEVHNGATFVKVDKIDIMKDNSPALLFQECAMFCADDGGGMDPDGIRKCMSLGYSSKKSNTTIGQYGNGFKTSTMRLGADVLVYSCASRAGKATQSIGLLSYTFLRKTGQDDVIVPMIDFDISGNWAEPILYGSQDDWSSNLKTILEWSPFASKEELMQQFEDIGRHGTKIIIYNLWLNDEGIYELSFDDDEEDIRLRDEANHGQTKLHKKTVELRSHISYCIRYSLRAYASILYLRKFTNFSIVLRGKPVQQVNIVDDLKYSKTVSYKPQVGTIKEVTVETTVGFIKEAPALSVSGFNVYHKNRLIRPFWKVTGDAAVKGNGVVGVLEANFIEPAHDKQDFERSSLYIRLEARLKQMVMDFWKRHCHLLGILPPGVKSLDILKQGAVKTQKQLPANRHNIDLPTNEEEMHLDQPITRSNRQPGSTSQSDLPVEESIIGLAAGSYNGVISDDGLGSKPIDQICEENIELFMRCEEYAKKETELKQTVEELEKELEQAKRKCAQLASHLETKRKQKIMQQQSEKVA; from the exons ATGCCGCCTAAAGTAGAGAAACAACAACCGATGAATGTAGTAGAAATCGCAAGTAGCGATGACGAAGTCGATATTGGTCCTCCGCCAGGTATGCCACGCAAGACGACGCCGTCGTCTTCAAAGTCGAGAAGACAGCAGCCGCAaaaacagcagcagcaaaaACAGCAAGATAGTAGCTCGGAAGCAATAGCGGCACCGGTGCCTGCGTATCAGAGTCTGGATTGTCGAAGTTTCTGGAAAGCGGGAGCGTATGACGTGGGTCCCATAGCTAGCAAGGCCCCTGCTCAAG GTCAATTGGAGCATGCAAGAGTGCACCCTAAGTTTTTGCATTCTAATGCAACTTCTCACAAATGGGCTTTTGgag CAATTGCTGAGCTTTTGGATAATGCTGTTGATGAG GTTCATAATGGTGCAACCTTTGTGAAGGTTGATAAAATTGATATCATGAAAGACAACTCTCCTGCTCTACTTTTCCAAG AATGTGCAATGTTCTGTGCAGATGATGGTGGTGGAATGGATCCTGATGGTATCCGGAAATGCATGAGTTTGGGTTATTCTTCCAAGAAATCAAATACAACAATTGGACAAT aTGGTAATGGATTCAAGACAAGTACTATGCGGCTAGGTGCTGATGTTCTTGTCTACAGCTGTGCATCTCGTGCAGG CAAAGCAACTCAAAGCATTGGTCTTTTATCCTACACCTTTTTACGGAAAACTGGGCAGGATGACGTTATTGTTCCAATG ATTGATTTCGACATTTCTGGCAACTGGGCAGAGCCGATACTTTATGGCTCACAAGATGATTGGTCTTCTAACTTGAAAACAATCCTTGAATGGTCTCCATTCGCTTCAAAGGAGGAGCTCATGCAACAG TTTGAGGATATTGGCCGGCATGGtacgaaaataataatatacaaCTTATGGTTAAATGACGAGGGCATTTATGAATTGAGTTTTGACGACGATGAAGAG GATATACGTCTGAGAGATGAAGCTAATCATGGTCAGACAAAACTACACAAAAAAACAGTTGAACTTCGATCTCATATTTCTTATTGCATCCGTTATTCATTAAGG GCTTATGCTTCGATTTTGTACCTAAGAAAATTCACAAATTTCAGCATTGTGCTGAGGGGGAAGCCTGTCCAGCAAGTTAATATTGTAGATGACttgaaatattcaaaaacaGTGTCATACAAGCCTCAGGTTGGAACAATAAAAGAG GTCACTGTGGAGACAACGGTTGGTTTCATTAAAGAGGCTCCTGCTCTTTCTGTTTCTGGATTCAATGTGTACCATAAAAACCGACTCATCAGG CCCTTCTGGAAAGTCACTGGTGATGCTGCAGTAAAAGGGAACGGTGTTGTTG GAGTTCTTGAAGCAAATTTTATAGAACCTGCACATGATAAGCAGGATTTTGAGAGGTCGTCATTGTATATTCGATTGGAAGCTAGACTGAAACAGATGGTTATGGATTTCTG GAAACGCCATTGTCACTTGCTTGGAATTCTGCCTCCTGGTGTCAAATCACTTGATATTCTAAAGCAAGGTGCAGTTAAAACACAAAAGCAATTGCCTGCTAACCGGCATAACATTGATCTTCCAACTAATGAAGAGGAAATGCATCTGGATCAACCTATCACTAGGAGCAATAGGCAACCTGGAAGCACCAGCCAGAGTGATTTACCTGTGGAAGAGTCCATTATTGGGTTGGCAGCT GGATCTTACAATGGAGTTATATCTGATGATGGTCTTGGATCTAAGCCAATTGATCAGATATGTGAAGAGAACATCGAACTTTTTATGAG GTGTGAAGAATACGCAAAGAAGGAGACTGAATTGAAACAAACG GTTGAGGAATTAGAGAAAGAGTTGGAACAAGCCAAGAGGAAGTGTGCTCAACTTGCTTCGCACCTGGAGactaaaaggaaacaaaagatcATGCAGCAACAAAGTGAAAAGGTCGCATGA